A window of the Paenibacillus woosongensis genome harbors these coding sequences:
- a CDS encoding ABC transporter ATP-binding protein produces MVPVIQLKDVDLAYVTDHAATLALQDMNLSVEDGELVSLVGPSGCGKTTLLSLMAGLISPSRGLVLLHGKPVTGPTPEVGYMLQQDYLFPWRSIVDNVLLGLELTNRLTKQSAELAEELLEGMGLSGTAQLYPHQLSGGMRQRVALARTLATNPDLLLLDEPFSALDYQTKLQLEDLVVDTLKQRRKTGILVTHDLSEAIAVSDRVIVLGSKPGRIRSVFEVPKNIREALPFYAREEPGFNALFHEIWGELEASERKE; encoded by the coding sequence ATGGTGCCTGTCATTCAACTGAAGGATGTTGATCTTGCCTACGTAACGGATCATGCAGCGACGCTGGCACTCCAGGATATGAATCTGTCCGTGGAGGACGGGGAATTGGTCAGCTTGGTCGGTCCGAGCGGCTGTGGCAAAACTACGCTGCTGTCCCTTATGGCCGGGCTGATCTCCCCCTCCAGAGGGCTGGTGCTGCTCCATGGCAAGCCTGTAACCGGGCCTACGCCCGAGGTAGGCTATATGCTGCAGCAGGACTATCTGTTTCCATGGCGGAGTATTGTCGATAATGTCCTGCTCGGTCTTGAATTAACGAATCGCCTCACCAAGCAAAGCGCGGAACTGGCCGAGGAGCTGCTGGAGGGGATGGGACTGTCCGGGACAGCCCAGCTCTATCCGCATCAGCTGTCCGGAGGAATGAGGCAGCGCGTTGCGCTGGCCAGAACGCTGGCGACGAATCCAGACTTGCTGCTGCTGGATGAACCCTTCTCCGCACTCGATTACCAGACGAAGCTTCAGCTGGAGGATCTCGTAGTTGATACACTCAAGCAGCGAAGAAAAACCGGCATCCTCGTAACGCATGATTTATCCGAAGCGATTGCGGTGAGCGACCGGGTCATTGTGCTGGGCTCCAAGCCGGGCAGAATCCGCAGCGTGTTTGAAGTACCGAAGAATATACGCGAGGCCCTGCCGTTTTATGCGCGGGAGGAGCCGGGATTCAATGCACTGTTCCATGAAATTTGGGGAGAACTTGAAGCGTCCGAAAGAAAGGAGTGA
- a CDS encoding ABC transporter permease, translating to MKQGVFAVQASILLLCILLWEIAGQLKWIDVLIFSYPSKVGQQIVKDIVSGELWPHLAMTVSETVVGFLLGTLIGTLLAVVIWWSPFLSKVLDPYMVVFNSMPKVALGPIFIVLFGAGFTAIVVTTLSITVIVTTLVVYTSFNEVDANYTKVIRTFGGSRQDVFRKAILPASFPTIVSTLKVNVGMAWVGVIVGEFLVAKIGLGYLIVYGFQVFNFTLVLSSLVIIALVATAMYQLVVYIERKLVRER from the coding sequence ATGAAACAGGGCGTATTTGCTGTTCAGGCCAGCATATTGCTGCTGTGCATACTCCTCTGGGAAATAGCCGGGCAGCTGAAGTGGATCGATGTGCTGATTTTCAGTTATCCCTCCAAGGTGGGGCAGCAAATCGTGAAAGACATCGTCAGCGGAGAGCTCTGGCCGCATCTTGCGATGACGGTATCCGAGACCGTGGTCGGCTTCCTGCTAGGCACGCTGATCGGGACGCTGCTTGCCGTCGTCATCTGGTGGTCGCCGTTTCTGTCCAAAGTGCTTGATCCCTATATGGTCGTCTTCAACAGTATGCCGAAGGTCGCCTTAGGCCCGATATTCATCGTGCTGTTCGGTGCCGGATTTACCGCAATCGTCGTCACGACCTTGTCCATAACGGTCATTGTTACTACGCTTGTCGTATACACGAGCTTCAACGAAGTCGATGCCAACTATACGAAAGTGATACGCACCTTCGGCGGCAGCCGCCAGGATGTGTTCCGCAAAGCAATATTGCCCGCCTCGTTCCCGACGATTGTCTCTACACTGAAAGTGAACGTCGGCATGGCCTGGGTAGGCGTGATCGTCGGCGAGTTTCTGGTCGCCAAAATAGGCCTGGGCTATTTGATCGTCTACGGCTTTCAAGTATTCAATTTCACGCTGGTGCTGTCCAGCCTCGTTATTATCGCGCTCGTAGCCACCGCCATGTACCAGCTTGTCGTCTATATCGAGCGGAAGCTCGTGCGCGAGCGGTAG